A section of the Candidatus Woesearchaeota archaeon genome encodes:
- the gyrB gene encoding DNA topoisomerase (ATP-hydrolyzing) subunit B — MDGKKEYTAGSIQVLGGLNAVRKRPGMYIGSTGLRGLHHLVYEAVDNSIDEALAGYCDRISVIIHKDNSVTIKDNGRGIPTEIHPKYNLSGVELVMTKLHAGGKFDRKAYKVSGGLHGVGISVVNALSHRLIVKVFKGERCYTQEFERGKPKSGLKELPGCGERGTLITFYPDDEIFETTEFSFETLSSRLRELAFLNKGINIEIRDEKTEKHHEFKYDGGIVSFVKFLGKNKNPLHEVIYFEKNKGENIIEVAVQYNDSYQNSVFSFVNNINTIEGGTHLSGFKTALTRTINSYIQKKESIRLSSDDVREGLIAVISIKIPEPQFEGQTKTKLGNSGIKGIVDSIISTELSAYFEENPAVARAITDKTINAAKAREAARKARELTRRKGALSHNSLPGKLADCQETDASKCELYIVEGDSAGGSAKGGRDRKFQAILPLRGKILNVEKARLNKIFENHEITAIITAVGTGIGEDFRLDKARYHKIIIMTDADVDGAHIRTLLLTFFFRHMRPLIEAGYLYIAQPPLYRLKKGKSIEYFYTEAKLSKRLREMEKAKMSIQRYKGLGEMNPCQLWETTMNPENRKVLQVSMDDAVEADKIFTILMGDEVSARRNFIQAHAHEVANLDV, encoded by the coding sequence ATGGATGGAAAAAAAGAATATACAGCAGGGAGTATACAGGTTCTCGGCGGCTTGAATGCTGTCAGGAAAAGGCCCGGCATGTACATAGGCAGCACAGGGCTGAGAGGTCTGCATCACCTTGTCTATGAGGCTGTGGATAATTCCATAGATGAAGCCCTTGCAGGCTACTGCGACAGGATTTCTGTTATTATACATAAGGATAACTCTGTGACTATAAAGGACAACGGCAGGGGCATACCGACAGAGATACACCCAAAATACAACTTGTCAGGTGTTGAGCTGGTCATGACAAAGCTGCACGCAGGGGGAAAGTTTGACAGGAAAGCCTACAAGGTAAGCGGCGGCCTGCACGGAGTCGGCATCTCGGTCGTAAACGCGCTCTCACACAGGCTCATAGTAAAGGTATTTAAGGGGGAGAGATGCTACACGCAGGAATTCGAGAGGGGAAAGCCAAAATCCGGATTAAAAGAGCTGCCCGGATGCGGCGAAAGGGGAACTCTGATAACTTTCTATCCCGATGATGAGATATTCGAAACAACAGAATTCAGCTTCGAAACCCTCTCCTCAAGGCTGAGGGAGCTTGCTTTCCTTAACAAGGGCATAAACATAGAGATCAGGGACGAGAAGACAGAAAAGCACCATGAATTCAAGTACGACGGCGGCATAGTCAGCTTTGTCAAGTTCCTGGGCAAGAACAAGAATCCGCTTCACGAAGTGATTTATTTCGAGAAAAACAAGGGAGAGAACATCATAGAGGTTGCCGTCCAGTACAACGATTCCTACCAGAACAGCGTGTTCAGTTTTGTGAATAACATAAACACCATAGAAGGAGGCACCCATCTGAGCGGATTTAAGACAGCCCTTACCCGCACCATAAACAGCTATATCCAGAAAAAAGAGAGCATAAGGCTTTCCAGCGACGACGTGAGGGAAGGCCTCATAGCAGTCATATCCATAAAGATTCCCGAGCCTCAGTTCGAGGGCCAGACAAAGACAAAGTTGGGCAATTCCGGCATAAAGGGCATTGTGGATTCTATTATCAGCACGGAGCTCTCTGCTTACTTTGAGGAAAATCCCGCAGTTGCCCGCGCAATAACAGACAAGACAATAAATGCAGCCAAGGCAAGGGAAGCGGCAAGGAAAGCCCGCGAGCTCACCAGGAGAAAAGGGGCTCTCAGCCATAATTCCCTTCCCGGCAAGCTGGCAGACTGCCAGGAAACAGACGCTTCAAAGTGCGAACTCTACATAGTCGAGGGCGATTCAGCAGGAGGCTCTGCCAAGGGCGGCAGAGACAGGAAATTCCAGGCTATCCTTCCGTTAAGGGGAAAAATCCTTAATGTCGAAAAGGCCAGGCTGAACAAGATATTCGAAAACCATGAAATAACAGCCATTATCACGGCGGTCGGAACAGGCATAGGGGAGGACTTCCGCCTGGACAAGGCCCGCTACCACAAGATAATAATAATGACAGATGCAGATGTCGACGGCGCGCATATCAGGACTCTGCTGCTGACTTTTTTCTTCAGGCACATGCGCCCCCTCATAGAGGCAGGATACCTGTACATAGCACAGCCTCCCTTATACAGGCTAAAGAAGGGAAAATCCATCGAATATTTCTATACAGAAGCAAAACTCAGCAAAAGGCTCAGGGAAATGGAGAAAGCCAAAATGAGTATACAGCGCTACAAGGGACTTGGCGAGATGAACCCCTGCCAGCTGTGGGAAACAACGATGAATCCCGAAAACAGGAAAGTTCTGCAGGTAAGCATGGATGACGCTGTCGAAGCTGACAAGATATTCACCATACTCATGGGAGACGAGGTTTCGGCAAGGCGGAATTTCATACAGGCACATGCGCACGAAGTGGCTAACCTTGATGTTTAG